A window from Falco naumanni isolate bFalNau1 chromosome 3, bFalNau1.pat, whole genome shotgun sequence encodes these proteins:
- the LOC121085492 gene encoding feather keratin-like, translating to MACNNFCSPCGPTPLANSCNEPCVRQCEDSRVVIQPSTVMVTLPGPILTSFPQSTAVGSSSSAAVGNILSSQGVPVSSGGFGYGYGLGGLGCYGARRACLPC from the coding sequence ATGGCCTGCAACAACTTCTGCAGCCCCTGCGGACCCACCCCGCTGGCTAACAGCTGCAACGAGCCCTGCGTCAGGCAGTGCGAGGACTCCCGCGTCGTCATCCAGCCTTCCACCGTGATGGTCACCCTGCCGGGACCCATCCtcacctccttcccccagagCACCGCCGTCGGATCCTCCTCATCGGCTGCTGTGGGCAACATCCTCAGCTCCCAGGGGGTGCCCGTTTCCTCCGGCGGCTTTGGCTACGGTTACGGCCTCGGAGGCCTGGGCTGCTATGGTGCCAgaagagcctgcctgccctgctaa